The Geodermatophilaceae bacterium NBWT11 genome has a segment encoding these proteins:
- a CDS encoding homoserine O-acetyltransferase: protein MTGVRETSSRTPLRSGGWVEGDPSGDRQFLDLGPLDLERGGALPAVRVAYETWGTLAADGSNAVLVEHALTGDSHVVGPTGPGQPTPGWWDGLIGDGAPLDGRFVVCANVLGGCQGTTGPSSTAPDGRPWGSRFPAVTIADQVAVERRLAEALGVDRWSAVIGGSMGGMRALEWAVAHPDRVERLFFLASGAVATADQIGTQTTQQTAVTTDPRWAGGDYAAGEGPVAGLGTARRIAHLTYRSAEELETRFSNRTAAAGYFDVASYLDHHAAKLAARFDAGSYVVLTEAMNTWDVGRGRGGVEAALARVTATAVVGGIDSDRLYPVAEQQRVADALGVPLRVVPSPYGHDGFLVEVEAVGALVRELLAAPAGGLPSAR from the coding sequence GTGACGGGGGTCCGGGAGACCTCGTCCCGGACCCCCCTCCGGTCCGGCGGGTGGGTCGAGGGCGACCCGTCCGGTGACCGGCAGTTCCTCGACCTGGGCCCGCTGGACCTGGAGCGCGGGGGCGCCCTGCCCGCCGTCCGCGTCGCCTACGAGACGTGGGGGACCCTCGCCGCCGACGGGTCCAACGCGGTGCTCGTCGAGCACGCGCTGACCGGGGACAGCCACGTCGTCGGCCCCACCGGGCCCGGCCAGCCGACCCCGGGCTGGTGGGACGGCCTGATCGGCGACGGCGCCCCGCTGGACGGCCGGTTCGTCGTCTGCGCGAACGTGCTGGGCGGCTGCCAGGGCACCACCGGCCCGTCGTCGACCGCGCCGGACGGCCGGCCCTGGGGGTCGCGCTTCCCCGCGGTCACCATCGCCGACCAGGTCGCCGTCGAGCGCCGCCTGGCCGAGGCGCTCGGGGTGGACCGCTGGTCGGCCGTGATCGGCGGGTCGATGGGCGGCATGCGGGCCCTGGAGTGGGCGGTCGCGCACCCGGACCGGGTCGAGCGGCTGTTCTTCCTGGCCTCGGGCGCGGTGGCCACCGCCGACCAGATCGGCACCCAGACCACCCAGCAGACCGCGGTCACCACCGACCCGCGGTGGGCCGGCGGGGACTACGCGGCCGGCGAGGGCCCGGTCGCCGGGCTCGGCACCGCCCGGCGGATCGCCCACCTGACCTACCGCAGCGCCGAGGAGCTGGAGACCCGGTTCTCCAACCGGACGGCCGCTGCTGGGTACTTCGACGTGGCCAGCTACCTCGACCACCACGCCGCCAAGCTCGCCGCCCGGTTCGACGCCGGCAGCTACGTGGTGCTCACCGAGGCGATGAACACCTGGGACGTCGGCCGCGGCCGCGGCGGCGTGGAGGCCGCCCTGGCCAGGGTCACCGCGACCGCGGTGGTCGGTGGCATCGACAGCGACCGGCTCTACCCGGTCGCCGAGCAGCAGCGGGTCGCCGACGCCCTGGGCGTGCCGCTGCGGGTGGTCCCCTCCCCGTACGGCCACGACGGCTTCCTGGTCGAGGTCGAGGCGGTCGGTGCGCTGGTCCGGGAGCTGTTAGCCGCCCCCGCCGGGGGGCTACCGTCAGCGCGGTGA
- a CDS encoding bifunctional o-acetylhomoserine/o-acetylserine sulfhydrylase gives MTDPSGWSFETRQIHAGTSPDPTTGARALPIYATTSYQFRDSQHAADLFALAEMGNIYTRIMNPTQDALEQRVASLEGGVAALAVSSGQAAETLSILNLAEAGDHVVASASLYGGTYNLLHHSLPKMGITVSFVEDPDDPQAWQSLVQDNTKAFYAETIGNPKGDVLDISAVSEVAHRNGVPLIVDNTVATPFLIRPIEFGADVVVHSATKYLGGHGTAVAGVIVDSGNFDWTAGKHPGFTTPDPTYHGVVYADLGAPAFALKARVQLLRDLGPAISPFNAFLVVQGIETLSLRMERHIANAQKVAEWLETREEVESVHYAGLPSSRWYEAGRKYAPLGTGAVLAFEIVGGVAAGKAFVEALELHSHVANIGDVRSLVIHPASTTHSQLTPEEQVTTGVTPGLVRLAVGLEGIEDILADLDAGFRAAKAA, from the coding sequence ATGACCGACCCCAGCGGCTGGAGCTTCGAGACCCGGCAGATCCACGCCGGCACGAGCCCCGACCCCACCACCGGCGCCCGCGCACTGCCCATCTACGCGACCACGAGCTACCAGTTCCGCGACAGCCAGCACGCCGCGGACCTGTTCGCCCTCGCCGAGATGGGCAACATCTACACCCGGATCATGAACCCGACGCAGGACGCGCTGGAGCAGCGCGTGGCGTCCCTGGAGGGCGGCGTCGCCGCCCTGGCGGTGTCCTCGGGGCAGGCTGCGGAGACGCTGTCGATCCTCAACCTGGCCGAGGCCGGCGACCACGTCGTGGCCTCCGCCTCCCTGTACGGCGGCACGTACAACCTGCTTCACCACTCGCTGCCGAAGATGGGCATCACCGTCTCCTTCGTCGAGGACCCCGACGACCCGCAGGCCTGGCAGTCGCTGGTCCAGGACAACACCAAGGCCTTCTACGCCGAGACGATCGGCAACCCCAAGGGCGACGTGCTCGACATCTCCGCGGTCAGCGAGGTCGCCCACCGCAACGGCGTCCCGCTGATCGTGGACAACACCGTCGCCACCCCCTTCCTGATCCGGCCCATCGAGTTCGGCGCCGACGTCGTCGTGCACTCGGCGACGAAGTACCTGGGCGGGCACGGCACGGCCGTGGCCGGCGTGATCGTCGACAGCGGCAACTTCGACTGGACCGCGGGCAAGCACCCCGGCTTCACCACCCCCGACCCGACGTACCACGGCGTGGTCTACGCCGACCTCGGTGCACCGGCGTTCGCGCTCAAGGCCCGGGTGCAGCTGCTGCGCGACCTCGGCCCGGCGATCTCACCGTTCAACGCCTTCCTCGTGGTGCAGGGCATCGAGACCCTGTCGCTGCGCATGGAGCGGCACATCGCCAACGCGCAGAAGGTCGCCGAGTGGCTGGAGACCCGCGAGGAGGTGGAGTCGGTGCACTACGCCGGGCTGCCCTCCTCGCGCTGGTACGAGGCGGGCAGGAAGTACGCCCCGCTGGGCACCGGTGCCGTGCTGGCCTTCGAGATCGTCGGGGGCGTCGCGGCCGGCAAGGCGTTCGTGGAGGCCCTGGAGCTGCACAGCCACGTGGCCAACATCGGCGACGTGCGCAGCCTGGTCATCCACCCGGCGTCCACCACGCACTCGCAGCTGACCCCGGAGGAGCAGGTCACCACCGGTGTCACCCCCGGCCTGGTGCGCCTGGCCGTCGGCCTGGAGGGGATCGAGGACATCCTCGCCGACCTCGACGCCGGCTTCCGCGCCGCGAAGGCAGCCTGA
- a CDS encoding ABC transporter ATP-binding protein, whose amino-acid sequence MPRPETGRPSPADKTQLERNPVRLRRVLALFRPYRLQVGVVMALIVASSAIALATPFLVRTVIDDALPQQDVRLLAWAVAAMVGVAAATSLLGVVQTWMSTTVGQRVMHGLRTSVFSHLQRQSLGFFTRTRGGEVQSRLTNDIGSMQSVVTSTATSLASNATTVVGTAVAMAALSWRLSLLSLVVLPPAIWLTRRVALMRREVTAARQRRMADMQTQVEEGLSISGVQLGKTLGTGPAQSARFADTSADLVALEVRSQLAGRWRMATMSIVFAGIPALIYLFAGLPATSGGMTIGTLVAFTALQGTLFRPLMGLLDVGVQLTSSMALFSRVFEYLDLPVDIADPETPQTLAAARGEVRLEHVGFHYGDPGRPALTDVDLVVPAGSTLALVGETGSGKTTLASLVSRLNDVTAGRVTIDGVDVRDLSLAELARVVGVVSQETYLLHTTIRENLRYAKPDATDAEIEDAARRAQVHAVIAALPDGYDTLVGARGHRFSGGEKQRLAIARTLLRDPRVLVLDEATSALDNETERAVQAALDEVARGRTTITIAHRLSTVRDADTIAVLAHGRVVEQGSHDELVARGGRYAALAGSPVGVPA is encoded by the coding sequence GTGCGACTGCGCCGCGTCCTCGCGCTCTTCCGCCCCTACCGGCTGCAGGTCGGCGTCGTCATGGCGCTGATCGTGGCCAGCTCGGCGATCGCCCTGGCGACGCCGTTCCTCGTGCGCACCGTCATCGACGACGCACTCCCCCAGCAGGACGTCCGGCTGCTGGCCTGGGCCGTCGCCGCCATGGTCGGCGTCGCCGCGGCCACCTCGCTGCTCGGCGTGGTGCAGACCTGGATGTCCACCACCGTCGGCCAGCGGGTCATGCACGGCCTGCGGACGTCGGTCTTCAGCCACCTGCAGCGCCAGTCGCTGGGCTTCTTCACCCGCACCCGCGGCGGTGAGGTGCAGTCCCGGCTGACCAACGACATCGGCTCCATGCAGTCGGTGGTCACCTCCACCGCGACGAGCCTGGCGTCCAACGCCACCACCGTCGTCGGCACCGCGGTCGCGATGGCCGCGTTGAGCTGGCGGCTGTCCCTGCTCTCCCTCGTCGTGCTGCCGCCGGCGATCTGGCTGACCCGCCGGGTCGCGCTGATGCGCCGCGAGGTCACCGCCGCCCGGCAGCGCCGGATGGCCGACATGCAGACCCAGGTCGAGGAGGGCCTGTCGATCTCCGGCGTCCAGCTGGGCAAGACCCTGGGCACCGGTCCGGCGCAGTCCGCCCGCTTCGCCGACACCTCGGCCGACCTGGTGGCCCTCGAGGTGCGCTCCCAGCTCGCCGGTCGCTGGCGGATGGCCACCATGAGCATCGTCTTCGCCGGCATCCCCGCGCTGATCTACCTGTTCGCCGGGCTGCCGGCGACCTCGGGCGGGATGACGATCGGCACCCTGGTCGCCTTCACCGCGCTGCAGGGCACGCTGTTCCGCCCGCTCATGGGCCTGCTCGACGTCGGCGTGCAGCTGACCAGCTCGATGGCCCTGTTCAGCCGGGTGTTCGAGTACCTCGACCTGCCGGTGGACATCGCCGACCCGGAGACGCCGCAGACCCTCGCCGCGGCGCGGGGCGAGGTGCGCCTGGAGCACGTCGGCTTCCACTACGGCGACCCCGGGCGGCCGGCGCTCACCGACGTCGACCTCGTCGTCCCGGCGGGCAGCACGCTGGCCCTGGTCGGGGAGACCGGATCGGGCAAGACCACGCTGGCCTCGCTGGTCAGCCGGCTCAACGACGTGACCGCGGGGCGGGTGACCATCGACGGCGTCGACGTCCGCGACCTGTCGCTGGCCGAGCTGGCCCGGGTGGTCGGCGTGGTCAGCCAGGAGACCTACCTGCTGCACACCACGATCCGGGAGAACCTCCGGTACGCGAAGCCCGACGCCACCGACGCCGAGATCGAGGACGCCGCCCGCCGGGCCCAGGTGCACGCGGTGATCGCGGCGCTGCCCGACGGCTACGACACCCTCGTCGGCGCCCGCGGGCACCGGTTCTCCGGCGGGGAGAAGCAGCGGCTGGCCATCGCCCGCACGCTGCTGCGCGACCCCCGGGTGCTGGTGCTCGACGAGGCCACCAGCGCGCTGGACAACGAGACCGAGCGGGCCGTGCAGGCGGCGCTGGACGAGGTCGCCCGCGGCCGGACGACGATCACCATCGCCCACCGGCTGTCCACCGTCCGGGACGCCGACACCATCGCGGTGCTGGCCCACGGCCGGGTCGTCGAGCAGGGCAGCCACGACGAGCTGGTCGCCCGCGGCGGCCGGTACGCGGCTCTGGCCGGCTCGCCGGTGGGCGTTCCCGCCTGA